One Acropora palmata chromosome 2, jaAcrPala1.3, whole genome shotgun sequence genomic window carries:
- the LOC141874914 gene encoding protein mesh-like, with the protein MSFLLRLIKWFILTMVFSSRGTGLNLYPFGSDTGDGTLKVKDDHTSQRISTPEFPFFGRNFTGLHVNENGIIFFGAVSSDKSPSTFPLRDKVYAAAPYWADVFTERGGNIWYRLTSDNVTMYAITRDIKRAFPRYNEFTSSWAVIVTWDGVTFFSATDAYRRQKNTFQVIMTSNGNMSFVAYLYKKLVWTTGTLNGGNQSGLGGKPAKVGFSYGDWYHEIEDSGTKNVLTLTKNTNCGQPGVFFFRVDGAHEIDDQICDSKESISLYPSPKAIQSGNNIRIRGLCYRPQSDFFCDFGEVRIAKAYRLSDSEVMCSVPFITTKMEMVISFYSSKREFHLSKVFILDPVDFTKTYVTLKKYPAAWTPSNRVKIVWDPAELALDQPVTIQIITLVLNPFGIVQARATITVIKEQENTGNAEFNLPYLANESKDERLRRNQLQMVLVESLVNEGYNTYTVKQWIWSDLFLLTNKYAAGKSCLLWKRLQTVNTSQLEGHNSAAPCPKTVRQLLADEGRFTSYDVYHHRDVFSCYLDKIPSSASSDKSRRPECCYDRDGEITRAPTRVVANQTKSQNTAASVFIEFREHFTPYLDCCVFAADTDACSAYNTLGISVNGSSYIPPNIGALFGDPHFITLDGVEYTFNGYGEYTILNVNNAEFLLQGRMQPLPGGQGVKSPATGFTAFAMMQTGSSRIQVQRDKSQPFVLLIDGEQTIIEFGRELQAWGVSIRNTSRGEHLRLVIAFICGITVYIEDAAVLQVAVTVPVEFKGKTKGLLGFWNDNTNEEYLLPNGDFFSTVSTMSQVHHSFGQQWTVTRNESLFTYGPGRNHADYFISGYIPTFMEAYNPVLNKMKAGLRKRALKICEQSFQCVFDIAVTGRVDIGKDTMEFQKWLLKMKRNLQDEGCNAILRLDKGSVQTNITKPGVIAHYFNCNEGYVLFGQNTISCRDGAWDGSAPRCYRASIGCKPLDASLPNGSFHGDGNKFGDRYTFDCDATFVLVGNREVICGKDGVWSGIVPTCKRRNCSQLTVENAHVIAEKDGVLVISCNEGYSLTGPGKINCENGSLNGTFPSCIREKSSTAHARQEAFTTVLIIAVVVSFVALLIIAITICLVCKHRRLNGKEEARAGKIRSAEC; encoded by the exons ATGTCATTTCTCCTTCGTCTGATCAAGTGGTTTATTTTGACGATGGTATTTAGCTCCCGTGGCACTGGTTTAAATTTGTACCCGTTTGGCTCAGATACAGGGGATGGAACATTGAAAGTGAAAGACGACCACACTTCGCAACGAATTTCAACGCCTGAATTTCCATTCTTCGGAAGAAATTTCACTGGTCTACAT gTAAACGAAAAtggcattattttctttggagCTGTGTCAAGTGACAAATCACCTTCCACATTTCCACTCCGGGATAAGGTTTATGCTGCCGCACCCTACTGGGCCGACGTATTCACAGAAAGAGGAGGCAATATCTGGTACAGATTGACTTCGGACAATGTTACCATGTATGCAATAACAAGGGATATCAAAAGAGCGTTTCCACGCTATAATGAATTCACATCTTCATGGGCAGTGATCGTTACTTGGGATGGAGTAACTTTCTTCTCGGCCACTGATGCTTATAGACGACAG AAAAACACCTTTCAAGTTATTATGACAAGCAATGGGAACATGTCATTTGTGGCATATCTGTACAAGAAACTCGTATGGACAACTGGTACATTAAACGGAGGAAATCAAAGCGGTCTAGGAGGAAAGCCAGCCAAG GTTGGCTTTAGCTATGGGGATTGGTATCATGAAATCGAAGATTCCGGAACAAAGAATGTTTTGACCTTGACTAAAAATACAAACTGTGGGCAGCCTGGGgtgtttttcttcagagtagATGGTGCTCATGAGATAGACGATCAGATTTGTGATAGCAAAG aAAGCATATCCCTCTATCCTTCGCCCAAAGCGATTCAAAGTGGAAACAATATTCGAATTAGGGGCTTGTGTTACCGTCCACAATCCGATTTTTTCTGTGACTTTGGCGAAGTTAGAATAGCAAAGGCATATAGGCTGTCAGATTCAGAAGTCATGTGTTCAGTTCCCTTTATAACCACCAAGATGGAGATGgtgatttcattttattccagCAAACGGGAGTTTCATTTATCGAAAGTCTTCATTTTAG atCCCGTTGACTTCACGAAGACTTATGTTACACTGAAAAAATATCCCGCGGCTTGGACACCTAGCAATCGAGTTAAAATCGTTTGGGACCCTGCAGAGCTGGCATTGGATCAACCCGTGACGATACAGATCATTACCCTAGTGCTTAATCCATTTGGTATCGTCCAGGCTCGCGCTACTATAACTGTCAtcaaagaacaagaaaatacCGGCAACGCCGAGTTTAATCTGCCATATCTTGCCAACGAAAG CAAGGACGAAAGACTAAGGAGGAATCAGCTGCAGATGGTTCTGGTAGAGAGTTTAGTAAATGAAGGATACAATACATACACAGTCAAGCAATGGATATGGAGTGATCTATTTCTGTTAACGAATAAGTACGCAGCAGGCAAAAGCTGTTTACTGTGGAAAAGATTACAAACTGTGAATACCTCACAACTTGAAG GTCACAATTCCGCTGCTCCTTGTCCAAAAACAGTGCGTCAGTTATTGGCGGATGAAGGGCGTTTCACAAGTTACGATGTCTATCACCACAGGGACGTGTTCAGCTGTTATTTAGACAAAATTCCAAG TTCTGCCAGTTCCGACAAATCAAGACGACCTGAGTGTTGTTATGACAGAGATGGCGAGATCACTCGAGCTCCTACCCGCGTCGTCGCTAATCAAACAAAGTCACAAAACACAGCAGCATCCGTGTTTATAGAGTTTCGGGAGCATTTCACTCCTTACTTGGATTGCTGCGTGTTTGCCGCCGATACCGATGCCTGTTCCGCCTACAACACTTTGGGAATATCTGTGAACGGTTCAAGTTATATTCCTCCAAACATAG GTGCTTTGTTTGGTGATCCTCATTTCATAACTCTCGATGGCGTTGAATACACATTCAATGGATATGGCGAGTATACGATTCTGAATGTCAACAACGCAGAGTTCCTTCTTCAAGGAAGAATGCAACCTCTCCCTGGTGGTCAAGGCGTGAAGTCACCGGCAACTGGTTTCACAGCATTTGCAATGATGCAAACGGGCAGCAGCAGAATACAA GTTCAAAGGGACAAGTCACAGCCATTTGTTTTACTCATTGACGGAGAACAAACGATCATCGAATTTGGGCGCGAACTACAAGCCTGGGGGGTGTCAATTAGAAACACCTCCCGAGGAGAGCACCTGCGACTCGTTATAGCGTTTATCTGTGGTATTACTGTTTATATTGAGGACGCCGCAGTACTTCAGGTTGCTGTAACTGTTCCAGTAGAATTTAAAG GGAAAACAAAAGGACTTCTTGGATTTTGGAATGATAACACCAACGAGGAATATCTCTTGCCCAATGGCGACTTTTTCAGTACGGTTTCCACCATGTCTCAAGTACATCATTCCTTTGGTCAGCAGT GGACAGTAACAAGGAATGAATCCCTGTTTACGTATGGCCCTGGACGTAACCACGCCGATTATTTCATATCTGGTTATATTCCGACTTTCATGGAAGCTTACAATCCAGTTCTCAATAAGATGAAGGCTGGCTTGAGAAAGAGAGCGCTCAAGATATGCGAGCAATCCTTTCAGTGTGTTTTTGATATCGCGGTCACTGGGCGAGTGGATATTGGCAAAGACACGATGGAGTTTCAGAAATggcttttgaaaatgaaacgaAATCTTCAGGATGAAG GATGTAATGCAATTTTACGCCTAGACAAAGGATCCGTGCAGACGAATATCACCAAGCCCGGCGTCATAGCACATTACTTCAACTGCAATGAGGGCTATGTCCTATTTGGGCAAAATACAATCTCATGCCGCGATGGTGCATGGGATGGATCAGCTCCAAGGTGTTACAGAG CATCAATCGGATGTAAGCCTTTAGACGCCTCTCTTCCCAACGGGTCATTTCACGGCGATGGAAACAAGTTTGGGGATCGATACACATTCGATTGCGACGCGACATTCGTGCTTGTTGGTAATCGTGAAGTAATCTGCGGCAAAGATGGAGTTTGGAGTGGAATTGTACCTACCTGCAAACGAA GGAACTGCTCTCAGTTGACTGTTGAAAATGCGCACGTTATCGCTGAAAAGGACGGTGTTCTGGTTATTAGCTGCAATGAGGGATACAGTCTGACTGGCCCAGGGAAAATAAACTGCGAGAATGGGTCGTTAAATGGAACTTTCCCCTCGTGTATTAGAG AAAAGTCCAGTACAGCGCATGCTCGCCAAGAGGCCTTTACTACCGTTCTGATCATCGCAGTAGTGGTTTCCTTCGTTGCCTTATTAATAATTGCCATCACAATATGCCTGGTTTGTAAACATCGCAGGCTCAATGGCAAAGAGGAAGCTAGGGCTGGAAAAATCAGGTCAGCGGAATGCTAG
- the LOC141874302 gene encoding CUB domain-containing protein 2-like isoform X1, producing the protein MLAGGLLVLLVVAMEMRCLLSFECSSNAPLSYEGNHRDFRASGVLTCSWVLTVPENYTVKLTITQMNVESGGNFNCTNDHLQIRDGANSSLLAQICNSYPSSSVFRSSGTQMWVEYKSTQASNSFEASFKRLLNPSFCPRNVIANDTSGLLTSPFYPNNFPNDMDCSWDITGQAESRFVLIFRFLCLGICTSSLSQPCACDSLEIGDVFGARQICPQTELIPFISVENKISLSLVTGEQNSAKGFLAKYDSVFRLEECASMTQLTNTSGWFSSPGFPSSYPNNVECAWTIPIPPGLKIYLTFLEFDVEECGASCSCDYVEVAFTKAQSSQKKCGRIASGGWVLKNAINDEIVITFKSDGQGRQKGFEAVYTLVPQDAWESVPSAFCPWTDPAPTTEEIPTVLVDDASTERIPTAAIAQTARPSSDDSSATVTDSTTKRSSEGRGAVVGWRRIASLLIIYAFIAL; encoded by the exons ATGTTGGCAG GTGGACTTCTAGTGCTTCTGGTTGTTGCCATGGAGATGAGATGCTTGTTATCTTTTG AATGTTCAAGCAATGCTCCTTTGTCTTACGAGGGCAATCACAGAGACTTCAGGGCCAGCGGAGTACTGACGTGTTCATGGGTATTGACAGTACCAGAAAACTACACAGTCAAACTCACCATCACACAGATGAATGTGGAATCAGGTGGAAATTTCAATTGCACTAATGATCACCTGCAG atTCGAGATGGGGCAAATAGTTCATTGCTGGCACAAATTTGCAACTCATACCCAAGTTCATCTGTTTTTCGTTCCAGTGGCACGCAAATGTGGGTGGAGTACAAATCAACCCAGGCCTCAAACTCCTTTGAGGCTTCCTTTAAGAGACTTTTAAATCCATCCT TTTGTCCCCGGAATGTGATTGCCAACGACACCTCAGGCCTACTCACGAGTCCATTTTACCCGAACAATTTTCCAAACGATATGGATTGCTCTTGGGACATAACAGGACAAGCAGAGTCTCGCTTTGTCCTCATCTTTCGTTTCCTTTGTCTTGGTATATGCACCAGCTCTCTGTCTCAACCTTGTGCTTGTGACAGTCTGGAGATAGGAGATGTGTTCGGAGCAAGACAGATCTGCCCTCAAACTGAACTCATTCCTTTCATCTCGGTGGAAAACAAGATTTCTCTGTCATTGGTCACAGGCGAGCAGAACAGTGCCAAGGGATTCTTGGCGAAATATGATAGTGTCTTCCGTCTTGAAG AATGCGCCTCAATGACACAGCTGACAAACACGAGCGGCTGGTTTTCCAGTCCAGGCTTCCCGTCCAGTTACCCTAACAACGTTGAGTGCGCCTGGACTATACCAATTCCGCCTGGTTTGAAGATTTATTTGACATTCCTGGAGTTTGACGTTGAAGAGTGTGGAGCATCCTGTTCGTGCGACTATGTTGAG GTCGCTTTCACCAAGGCACAATCGtcacaaaagaaatgtggTCGCATAGCGTCAGGCGGGTGGGTGCTGAAAAATGCAATCAATGATGAGATTGTGATCACGTTTAAATCCGACGGTCAAGGAAGGCAGAAGGGATTTGAAGCAGTGTACACGCTCGTTCCACAAGATGCAT GGGAGTCAGTGCCTTCTGCATTTTGCCCTTGGACAGATCCGGCTCCTACCACTGAAGAGATACCAACTGTTCTAGTCGATGATGCCAGCACTGAAAGAATACCAACAG CGGCGATCGCTCAAACTGCCCGGCCATCTTCTGATGATTCGTCTGCTACGGTCACAGATTCAACAACAAAGAGAAGTTCTGAAGGGCGAGGAGCTGTCGTGGGTTGGAGAAGAATTGCAAGTTTACTTATAATCTATGCATTCATTGCGTTGTAA
- the LOC141874302 gene encoding CUB domain-containing protein 2-like isoform X2, whose amino-acid sequence MNVESGGNFNCTNDHLQIRDGANSSLLAQICNSYPSSSVFRSSGTQMWVEYKSTQASNSFEASFKRLLNPSFCPRNVIANDTSGLLTSPFYPNNFPNDMDCSWDITGQAESRFVLIFRFLCLGICTSSLSQPCACDSLEIGDVFGARQICPQTELIPFISVENKISLSLVTGEQNSAKGFLAKYDSVFRLEECASMTQLTNTSGWFSSPGFPSSYPNNVECAWTIPIPPGLKIYLTFLEFDVEECGASCSCDYVEVAFTKAQSSQKKCGRIASGGWVLKNAINDEIVITFKSDGQGRQKGFEAVYTLVPQDAWESVPSAFCPWTDPAPTTEEIPTVLVDDASTERIPTAAIAQTARPSSDDSSATVTDSTTKRSSEGRGAVVGWRRIASLLIIYAFIAL is encoded by the exons ATGAATGTGGAATCAGGTGGAAATTTCAATTGCACTAATGATCACCTGCAG atTCGAGATGGGGCAAATAGTTCATTGCTGGCACAAATTTGCAACTCATACCCAAGTTCATCTGTTTTTCGTTCCAGTGGCACGCAAATGTGGGTGGAGTACAAATCAACCCAGGCCTCAAACTCCTTTGAGGCTTCCTTTAAGAGACTTTTAAATCCATCCT TTTGTCCCCGGAATGTGATTGCCAACGACACCTCAGGCCTACTCACGAGTCCATTTTACCCGAACAATTTTCCAAACGATATGGATTGCTCTTGGGACATAACAGGACAAGCAGAGTCTCGCTTTGTCCTCATCTTTCGTTTCCTTTGTCTTGGTATATGCACCAGCTCTCTGTCTCAACCTTGTGCTTGTGACAGTCTGGAGATAGGAGATGTGTTCGGAGCAAGACAGATCTGCCCTCAAACTGAACTCATTCCTTTCATCTCGGTGGAAAACAAGATTTCTCTGTCATTGGTCACAGGCGAGCAGAACAGTGCCAAGGGATTCTTGGCGAAATATGATAGTGTCTTCCGTCTTGAAG AATGCGCCTCAATGACACAGCTGACAAACACGAGCGGCTGGTTTTCCAGTCCAGGCTTCCCGTCCAGTTACCCTAACAACGTTGAGTGCGCCTGGACTATACCAATTCCGCCTGGTTTGAAGATTTATTTGACATTCCTGGAGTTTGACGTTGAAGAGTGTGGAGCATCCTGTTCGTGCGACTATGTTGAG GTCGCTTTCACCAAGGCACAATCGtcacaaaagaaatgtggTCGCATAGCGTCAGGCGGGTGGGTGCTGAAAAATGCAATCAATGATGAGATTGTGATCACGTTTAAATCCGACGGTCAAGGAAGGCAGAAGGGATTTGAAGCAGTGTACACGCTCGTTCCACAAGATGCAT GGGAGTCAGTGCCTTCTGCATTTTGCCCTTGGACAGATCCGGCTCCTACCACTGAAGAGATACCAACTGTTCTAGTCGATGATGCCAGCACTGAAAGAATACCAACAG CGGCGATCGCTCAAACTGCCCGGCCATCTTCTGATGATTCGTCTGCTACGGTCACAGATTCAACAACAAAGAGAAGTTCTGAAGGGCGAGGAGCTGTCGTGGGTTGGAGAAGAATTGCAAGTTTACTTATAATCTATGCATTCATTGCGTTGTAA